The DNA segment CTGTATGCCCCCGCCTGCCGTACCATGCCTTCAGCCCACTCCCGTGCACCAAGGGCATGGAGATGCGTGTAGGTGGCGAGGACATTCCGAAAGCAGATGCCGTCTTGTTTCTCCTCTATGCCCTGTCCCCGTTTCATCCGAAAGGCATAGGCGACTCCATGAGGGTTTTTCAAGGAGTTGACGGGTTTTGAATAGTGAAACTCATGTCCTTTCAGGATGGTGCCTTCAGGATAGAATGGGTTCTTATTCACAACCTCCACGATGGAGTAACCGTGAGCCTGGGGTTTCTTTTCTAGGGAAAAGACCAGGGGAAAGATTCCCGCCATGGGATATGTCCGTTCCCCGAGGAGGAGCCCCTGACCCAGGTACATGAGTCCTCCGCACTCCGCGTAAACGGGAAGTCCATCCATGACGGAGGTCTTCAGAGAGTCACGGAAACGGACATTTTCCGCGAGCGCTATCGCATGGGTCTCGGGAAAGCCGCCGCCGATGTAGAGCGCATCGATGTCAGGGAGTTGCCCCTCATTCAGCGCACTTATCTCGACGAGGTCCGCACCGAGCGCGGCAAGCTCCTCGAAGTTGTCGGGATAATAGAACTGGAATGCCGAATCCCTGACGATGCCGATCCGTACTTCTTTTTTCTTCTCCTTTGCCACGGGTCCCGCTGCTCCGATCGTTTCCAGCGCTCCCGCGCCCCCCGCTATCTTCAGAATCGCGTCGATATCGAGGTACGCTTCAGCTATGCCCTCCACAAACGAGATGGCGCGAGCAGTGTCCGGATGCTCCTGGTATGGTGTCAACCCCATGTGGCGCTCGGGAAATTCCTCTGAAGATAGTCTCGGGATCGCGCCGAGCACGGGCAGGGAACAGTACCTCTCGATCGATGACCTTATCACCCCTTCATGTCTCGCGCCGGAGACCTGATTCAGGACCACTCCTCTGATCGGCACATCCTTATCCAGGTTCAGACACCCCAGGACGAGAGCAGCCGTTGTCCGCGTCATCTTCGTGCAGTCGATGACCAGGATGACCGGGGCCTTCAGCAACTTTGCAAGTTCCGCGGTGCTGTATGAACCTTCTGCGTCCATCCCGTCATAGAGACCGCGGTTCCCTTCGATGACCGCGATATCGCCGGTGGAATGGGAGAGGAAGGAGGCCAGCACCTTCTCCTTTGCGAAGAGAAAGGGGTCGAGGTTATAACAGGGATTCTTTGCTGCAAGGGACATCCACCCGGCATCGATATAATCGGGGCCTTTCTTAAACGGTATCACCTTGAGCGCCCGTTGTGACGCTAGAGCGGCGATTAATCCGAGGGAAACGGTTGTCTTTCCGGAACCTCCCCTGGTCCCTGCTATGATGATTCTTGGATAGTTGCTCACCTTCTTATTATAACGCATATCCTGGAGCCGCTCGACGACATTGCTCCGGGAACGGTTAGGGCGGCGATGGCAACAAAAAAGCGGTCCGCTCTTTCGGCGCGGACCGCTTTTCAGATGAATGAAAGAATTATTGAGTTACTCTTTCGGCGGTATCTCTACGAAACTGCCCCCGAAATAGGTATAGATTAATTTCCCCTCGTCGACGAGATCTTTTAACGCGTCTTTTACTTCATCTCTTGTAATTCCGGCCTCAGCAGATATGGTCTTCTGAATATCAGAAGATTTCAGCTTCTTTTTGCCGACGGATTTCTCGACCAACTCGTAAATCTTCTTCTTGACTTCTTCTTTTTCCATTCTGCCACCTCGTTGAGCTCTCTGGTTAATACTCTGTGGAGGGGGATTACCCCCTCCACCCTAGATTATATACCCTATTGCCCGGCTCTTACCACTTGAAGGTTGCCGATGTCCTGAAGGTCTCCCGCGCGATCGTAAAGTCATCGATATGCTGGTAGGTAAAGGGCAATCCCGTAAGTTTGAAGAATTTCTCCCAGCCTATCCTCTCGATCCACTCTCCTACCCTTTCGTAGTTTTTTGCCCCTGCGACATAGGTGTCGAGGATCATCTTCACGGTCGCGGTCACTTCAGGCCATCTCGGAGGGTTGTTCTTAATGAAGGGAACGGCGAGCTTCGAGAACTTCGGACTCGTCCTGAGGTTCCCTATCTTACCGCCGACCACAATCGCCACACCGTCGTTCTCCGGGT comes from the Thermodesulfovibrionales bacterium genome and includes:
- a CDS encoding cobyrinate a,c-diamide synthase codes for the protein MRYNKKVSNYPRIIIAGTRGGSGKTTVSLGLIAALASQRALKVIPFKKGPDYIDAGWMSLAAKNPCYNLDPFLFAKEKVLASFLSHSTGDIAVIEGNRGLYDGMDAEGSYSTAELAKLLKAPVILVIDCTKMTRTTAALVLGCLNLDKDVPIRGVVLNQVSGARHEGVIRSSIERYCSLPVLGAIPRLSSEEFPERHMGLTPYQEHPDTARAISFVEGIAEAYLDIDAILKIAGGAGALETIGAAGPVAKEKKKEVRIGIVRDSAFQFYYPDNFEELAALGADLVEISALNEGQLPDIDALYIGGGFPETHAIALAENVRFRDSLKTSVMDGLPVYAECGGLMYLGQGLLLGERTYPMAGIFPLVFSLEKKPQAHGYSIVEVVNKNPFYPEGTILKGHEFHYSKPVNSLKNPHGVAYAFRMKRGQGIEEKQDGICFRNVLATYTHLHALGAREWAEGMVRQAGAY